The Hydrogenophaga sp. BPS33 genome window below encodes:
- a CDS encoding metal-sensing transcriptional repressor produces MKHSHTHTSHPAIIKRLRRASGHLSSTIEMLEQGRTCLDVAQQLQAVEKAIQQAKKSLIQDHLDHCLEDLVGPLGVGQRQSMEEFREITRYL; encoded by the coding sequence CACACACCTCCCACCCGGCCATCATCAAGCGCCTGCGCAGAGCCAGCGGACATCTGAGCAGCACGATAGAGATGCTGGAACAGGGGCGAACCTGTCTCGATGTCGCGCAGCAGCTGCAGGCGGTCGAGAAAGCGATTCAGCAAGCCAAGAAATCCCTGATCCAGGACCATCTGGATCACTGCCTTGAAGACCTCGTGGGGCCCCTGGGTGTCGGACAGCGCCAGTCGATGGAGGAGTTCAGAGAAATCACTCGATACCTCTGA
- a CDS encoding MFS transporter, translated as MLNILSHRTYRHLFAAQVIALIGTGLATVALGLLAFDLAGDSAGMVLGTALAIKMVAYVGVAPVAAAFADRLPRRTMLVTLDLVRAGVALSLPFVSRIWEVYVLIFVLQAASAAFTPTFQATIPDVLPQEKDYTKALSLSRLAYDMESLISPMLAAALLTVIGFHDLFAGTVVGFLASAALVVSVVLPAHPATKHRGVWERTTRGLRIYLATPRLRGLLAVNAAVAAAGSIVFVNTVVIVQARLGLTPSAVAWALASFGAGSMVAALILPRLLEKLPDRSVMLAGIGLMVGGMFAGVLVDGYTSLVALWFVLGLTYSIAQTPSGRLLRRSSHPEDRPALFAAQFALSHACWLLFYPLAGWLGARHGMAVSFAVLGGAGAVAFWIAATIWPHRDPEVIQHEHPELPGGHAHGAIATGDGVRHAHPFVIDDHHPHWPRESR; from the coding sequence ATGTTGAATATTCTTTCCCACCGCACCTACCGCCATTTGTTCGCCGCGCAGGTGATTGCCTTGATCGGGACCGGCCTGGCCACGGTGGCGCTGGGCCTGCTGGCCTTCGACCTGGCTGGCGACAGCGCGGGCATGGTGTTGGGCACGGCGTTGGCCATCAAGATGGTCGCGTACGTTGGTGTGGCACCGGTCGCCGCGGCATTTGCCGATCGCCTGCCCAGGCGCACCATGCTGGTCACGCTGGACCTGGTGCGGGCAGGTGTGGCCCTGTCGCTGCCGTTTGTCTCCCGGATCTGGGAGGTGTACGTGCTGATTTTCGTCTTGCAGGCGGCGTCAGCTGCCTTCACGCCCACGTTCCAGGCCACCATCCCCGACGTGCTGCCCCAGGAGAAGGACTACACCAAAGCCTTGTCGCTCTCACGCCTTGCGTACGACATGGAGAGCCTGATCAGTCCGATGCTGGCTGCCGCACTGCTCACGGTCATCGGCTTTCACGATCTGTTTGCGGGCACGGTGGTGGGATTCCTGGCGTCGGCAGCGCTGGTGGTGTCGGTGGTCTTGCCCGCGCATCCCGCGACGAAGCACCGAGGCGTCTGGGAGCGAACGACGCGCGGGCTGCGAATCTACCTGGCCACACCCCGGCTGCGCGGGTTGCTGGCGGTTAATGCGGCCGTGGCGGCGGCGGGCTCCATTGTCTTTGTCAACACGGTGGTCATCGTTCAGGCCAGGTTGGGCCTGACCCCGAGCGCAGTGGCCTGGGCGTTGGCCAGTTTCGGCGCGGGCTCCATGGTGGCTGCGCTGATCCTGCCCCGACTGTTGGAGAAGCTGCCTGACCGCAGCGTGATGTTGGCCGGAATCGGGTTGATGGTCGGGGGCATGTTCGCCGGGGTTCTGGTGGACGGATACACCTCGCTCGTGGCCTTGTGGTTCGTGCTCGGATTGACCTACTCCATCGCTCAGACGCCCTCAGGGCGGTTGTTGCGACGATCCTCGCACCCGGAGGACCGCCCCGCGCTGTTTGCGGCGCAGTTCGCGCTGTCGCATGCCTGCTGGTTGTTGTTCTACCCCTTGGCCGGCTGGCTCGGTGCCCGCCATGGCATGGCCGTGAGCTTTGCGGTCCTGGGTGGTGCAGGCGCCGTGGCGTTCTGGATCGCGGCGACCATCTGGCCGCACCGGGATCCCGAAGTGATCCAGCACGAACACCCGGAATTGCCGGGCGGTCATGCCCATGGCGCGATCGCCACCGGCGATGGCGTGCGCCATGCGCACCCGTTCGTGATCGATGACCACCACCCGCATTGGCCTCGCGAGAGTCGCTGA